In Molothrus ater isolate BHLD 08-10-18 breed brown headed cowbird chromosome 11, BPBGC_Mater_1.1, whole genome shotgun sequence, a genomic segment contains:
- the CHDH gene encoding choline dehydrogenase, mitochondrial, which produces MSYLMKGFKCHSSVMCKVAGSLFKAHTLKNTFGINEQFKISRASSQLSSEKTDSYNYIIVGAGSAGCVLANRLTEDPHSTVLLLEAGPKDTLLGSTRLMWKIHMPAALTYNLCDEKYNWYYHTTPQRHMDSRVMYWPRGRVWGGSSSLNAMVYIRGHAEDYNRWSREGAPGWDYEHCLPYFKKAQTHELGPDQYRGGNGPLHVSRGKTNHPLHQAFLEAAQQAGYPFTDDMNGYQQEGFGWMDMTIHKGQRWSTASAYLRPAISRPNFSVAEKTLVTKILFQGTKCIGIEYVKNGQRKKVFANKEVILSGGAINSPQLLMLSGVGNADDLKKLGIPVVCHLPGVGQNLQDHLEVYVQQKCTKPITLYSAQKPLNMVRIGLEWLWKFTGEGATAHLESGGFIRSEPGVPHPDIQFHFLPSQVIDHGRVASTMEAYQVHVGPMRSTSVGWLKLKSSDPNDHPIIEPNYLSTERDIWEFRQCVKLTREIFAQKAFEKFRGPEIQPGNHVQSDKDIDAFVRQKADSAYHPSCTCKMGQPSDSTAVVDPQTKVIGVENLRVVDASIMPSVVTGNLNAPTIMIAEKAADIIKGLPSLQEKNVPVYKPKTLETQR; this is translated from the exons AACACATTCGGCATCAACGAACAATTCAAAATTTCACGTGCATcatcccagctgagctctgaaaAGACAGACTCTTATAATTACATCATCGTGGGGGCTGGCTCAGCAGGCTGTGTGCTGGCCAACAGGCTGACAGAGGACCCGCACAGCaccgtgctgctgctggaagccGGCCCCAAGGACACCCTGCTGGGCAGTACAAGGCTGATGTGGAAGATCCACATGCCTGCTGCCTTAACGTACAACCTGTGTGATGAGAAGTACAACTGGTACTACCACACCACCCCGCAGAGGCACATGGACAGCCGGGTGATGTACTGGCCCCGGGGCAGGGTGTGGGGCGGCTCCTCGTCCCTCAATGCCATGGTCTACATCCGCGGGCACGCCGAGGATTACAACcgctggagcagggagggggctccGGGCTGGGACTATGAGCACTGCCTGCCCTATTTCAAGAAGGCACAGACACACGAACTGGGGCCGGATCAGTACAGAGGAGGGAATGGCCCCCTGCACGTGTcaagagggaaaacaaaccaTCCTCTCCATCAGGCTTTCCTGGAGGCTGCCCAGCAAGCCGGGTATCCCTTCACAGACGACATGAACGGGTACCAGCAGGAAGGCTTTGGCTGGATGGACATGACTATACACAAAG GTCAAAGATGGAGCACAGCTAGTGCTTATCTTCGCCCAGCCATATCACGCCCAAATTTCTCAGTTGCAGAGAAGACACTTGTAACAAAAATCTTGTTCCAAGGAACAAAATGCATTGGTATTGAGTATGTGAAAAATGGGCAAAGGAAAAAG GTTTTTGCCAATAAGGAAGTTATTTTAAGTGGAGGTGCCATAAATTCTCCCCAGCTGCTTATGTTGTCTGGAGTTGGAAATGCAGATGATCTAAAAAAACTGGGGATCCCTGTTGTTTGCCATCTtcctg GAGTAGGCCAGAACCTGCAAGATCATTTAGAAGTGTATGTCCAGCAAAAGTGCACCAAACCTATTACTCTATATAGTGCCCAAAAGCCACTGAACATGGTGAGGATTGGTCTCGAATGGCTTTGGAAATTTACAG GTGAGGGAGCCACTGCCCACCTGGAATCTGGGGGTTTCATCCGGAGTGAACCCGGGGTTCCTCACCCCGACATTCAGTTCCACTTTCTCCCTTCCCAGGTGATTGACCACGGTCGGGTTGCTTCCACTATGGAAGCTTACCAG GTCCACGTGGGACCCATGAGGAGCACAAGTGTGGGATGGCTGAAGCTCAAGAGTTCAGACCCAAACGACCACCCCATCATTGAGCCCAACTACCTGTCAACAG AAAGAGATATTTGGGAATTCCGCCAGTGTGTCAAGTTGACCAGAGAGATCTTTGCTcagaaagcttttgaaaaatttcGCGGGCCTGAAATTCAACCAGGAAATCACGTTCAGTCTGACAAAGACATAGATGCTTTCGTAAGGCAGAAGGCTGACAGTGCTTATCATCCTTCCTGCACCTGTAAAATGGGTCAGCCTTCAGACAGCACTGCTGTAGTGGATCCCCAAACAAAAGTGATTGGTGTTGAAAATTTGAGAGTAGTTGATGCTTCAATAATGCCCAGTGTTGTGACTGGAAACTTGAATGCCCCAACTATCATGATAGCAGAGAAAGCTGCAGATATAATTAAGGGCCTGCCGTCACTTCAGGAGAAGAATGTTCCTGTATATAAGCCCAAGACCTTGGAAACACAGAGATAA